The stretch of DNA ATCGCTTTCTGCAAAACTGACGTTGACGGTACTCACGCCCCCGCTCAGGAGTACCAGGCAACACAAACGCATGATCGTTGAGGTCATAATCCCTTCAACGCGGATTTTTGGAAAAACCCTCAAAAAAGAAAAATCGTATCGCAAACAGCCTAGCTCATCGCACTTGCGGTGCGCGTTCCCTTCCCTCTCAGCATGTCAATGGAACAAAGACGATAGTTCCTTTTTCAAGTGCATTCGGGCGCGATAGATGCGGGTCTCGATGGTCTTGCGGCTTGTCCTCAACACCTCAGCACATTCATCATGCGAATGCCCCTCCAGAACACAAAAGACAAAGGGAAAGCGCAATTTTTCCGGAAGGGTGGTCACCTTTTGATGGAACAACCCCAGCATCTCACGGTTCTCTGTCGACTCCGAGGGTTGCGGCAACTGCGATTCGATGACATCGATGAGCGCTGCCGTATCCTCCTGCTTCGAATCACCGGAGTGCAGCGGCACCCATACGCGGTGTTTTCGATTGCGACGCAGGGAGTCCATAGCAAGGTTGCGCGTGATGGAAAACATCCAGGTCTTCACCGCTGCCCGTGGAGTAAAACGTACCGCGTTCTGATAGACACGCAAGAAGGTCTGCTCGGTAACTTCCGCAGCATCCGACTCGTGGTGCAGATAGCGGTAAGCAAATCGGAACACCGCATTTTTGTGGCGCTTCATCAAGCTGGACAATGCCGCAACATCGCCCGATGCCATTCGTCGGAGCAGCACTTCATCTGAATCTCCATCCTCCATTCAACCCTCATTGAGGCGTGCTCAATGCCTCGCTCGCGATGTCTCTCAGTTTTTCCTGTTTGTCCGCAGGCAACACCTGAAGCATATCGTAATAATGGCGAATCGACAGCTCCTGCAACGCCCCATGCACCACATGCAACTCATGGATCGCCTGGCGTGTGTCATCCGTGAAACTCTCCGATTGCACAAGGTGTTGGCGCAACTGCTCGATGCGATTCTGAAAATCCCGCTGCAACTGCGCCCTTTGCTCCCGGTAAGTCGGTTCGAGTGCATTGACCCTTGTCGCCTGCTCTGGAGTCAATTCGAGTGTTTCCTGCAACCACTGGTGCCCATCTGCCTCATCATGCCGATCCCAATTGCGCTCTTTCAACAATACCTTGGTCGTGAAAATCGAAATGACCGCACTGAGCACCATCAACCCAATGACCATGAGCAACTGCGGGGGGAAAGGGCGGGAATTACTCATGACTCCTGGGGGTTGGGATCAATAGATCTGTTGCCTGAAAGACGTCAAACCCGAGTGCCAGGGATGCAATCTCACGAGTAGCTGTCGCATCATCGAGGTAACGGGACGAGAGAACCGTCACCCCGGAACTTACCGCAACCGTCAGCACCACCATGGCAATGGCCAGACCCGGTTGCGCAAAGGCGAAACGGATCTGCTGCCACAGAGAAACCCTTCCCTCCCGGTCTTGCAGCACGTTTTGCATGACACGCGCTTCCAATGACTCGGGACAATCTGGCAAGGCTTCTGTCTTCGCACATTGGATGAGGGCATCAAACTGGAGATCATTCATAGTGGATATAACGCAAAATAGAGTGGCAAACCCTCAAAAAAAAGCAACACAGCAACTGGCCGATCCCATTCCCCCGAGATCAGCGTCCCTCTTTGCGGTCTGGCGACAGCAGGCGAAAGTAGATCGTAGCGCGAAAGTGCTGTCCTCCGCGATGGGACCAGCTGGGTTGACCCTCGGGTCCATGGCGAGTTGCGGGCTTGAACTTGGTGCCAATCGGGGGAAAGGCGTGTAGAAAGGAGAGATCGCCCGGAGGGAAGGTGACGGTGGTGTGGGCGGGTTCGGCGGCCTCTGCTGGCGTGAACAGGCGCAGATTGACAGCGGGTGTTGGGATCAGGATCTCCAGGTCGATGCGCGCATCGCTGAGCCGGGCCAGTGCCACATCATCGTGAAAGCCCTTGAATTCGGGGTAGTCCCAGGAGAGTCCAGTGATCGTGTCGTTGTAAGCCTTGTCCCACAACCCGAACTCCACGCCTTTGCGCCGGTTTTTCCAGACACGATAGGGACCCTTGCCCAGCCACTGGATTCCCGTTACTTCGCTCTCGTCATAGTCAAAGCTCACACCAATCGCATCGTAGAACTCCTGATTGTGGAGCCGGAAGTCGTAGTGCAACGCAAGATATCCGGCATCATCGAGTGTCCACTGCAACTGGCGCAGGATAGCGTTGTCTGATGCAAAACGCACCCCACCCGGAACGGACTCTGCCGTCAGGTTGCCAACCGGAAATCCAATGGGTTGAACGCCGTTGGTGAGCGGACTGTTTACCCCATTTCGGCTGAATTGCACCAGTCGACCCGATTCCCGGTCGATCTGCACCTCAACTCCGCGATTTTCCATTACAATGACCTCCGCATGCTCGCTCACTTGAGTGTATGCAAACTGACGTTCCGGCATCATCCGGGTGACTACCTCCGATGGCAAAGTGATGGACCACGTCCAGGTGTAGATTTCGTGCCCATTGGCGTCGTGCGCGCTGAGCGAAAGCACATCGGCACTGCGGTACCAGTGGTCTGGCATATCGAGGAACAGGCGACCCTTGTGCCAGGGGGCCACCGATGGGGATTTGACTTGCCCCTGTGCGATGGTTTCCATCTGCAATTCGGCAATGGAATTCCCACTCAGGCGCTGCAGTTCCCACCGAAAGGACACCGTGTTGAGATCGGTGAAATCATAGCGATTCTCCACATCCAGCCAACCGTCAAAATGCTCCGTAAGTGTGTCGAGTTCGCTTTGCCGCACATAAACCGGTGACCAGATTTCCTTGATTGTGAAAAAGCTTGCCTCGCGTTCGCGATAGGGACCCACGATGCCATCCGGAGCGCGGTTGCCCGCCACATCAATGGCTCCACCCAGATCCTCCCGCACGATGCCTTCGTCTGCAAAAGCCCAGAGAAATCCTCCCGCCCCCAGCGGATGGGCAAGCATGCGTTGCCACCAATCATTCAGTCCCGCGCCGTGACCACCGTCGTAGAGTCCGTGCAAAAATTCGGTCGGGAGGATGAGGTCCTGTCCGTTGAAGAACCATTCCACTCCCGAATTGTAATCCTCATAGTGGCTGGTGTTGATGCCGTTGAACAGTGACCAGGGGTGAATGACCACGCGCTGCTGCGGGTCGTGCTTTGCGAACTCTGCATCCAGCTCCGTATTCCAGCCGCCTTCGTTTCCGTTGGCCCAGAGAATGATGCTCGGGTGATTGACATCGCGCCGCACGGTTTCGCGCACGAGTTGTTTCCCGACTTCGGTATCGTAGGCCTTTTGCCAGCCTCCAAGTTCGTCGATCACATAGAGTCCCAGTTCGTCACAGGCATCAAGGAAGTGGGAGTCGGGTGGATAGTGACTCATGCGCACCGCGTTGAGGTTCATTTCCTTCATCAGCTTCACGTCCGCGATGCTGAGTGCGGCATGGGTGGCTCTTCCCGAATCTGGCCAGAAACTGTGCCGGTTCACGCCCTTGAGCACGATGCGCTGGCCGTTGACAAAAATGCCTACCCCCGGTTTCACCTCAACCGTGCGAAAGCCGATGCGCTCACGCACCCGGTGCACCAGCGCATTTCCCTGCTGGAGTTCCAGCACCAGTTCGTAGCGATGCGGGGTTTCGGCGGTCCAGGATTTCACGTCAGGAATCGTGCCGCTCAGGTGCAATGCAGTCTGACCTGGGGCCACGTCAACGGCAGAAAGGTTACCCAAAACGTTGCCACCAAGCTCCTGTATCGTTGCGTTCACCACGCTCTCCGATGTGACACCCTGCAGTTCCACCTGCACCGCAATCGAACCGTCGTGCCGTGCATCCACCGCAACGTGATCGATGTGAGCGGAGGGTCGACTCTCGAGCCAGACGGGTCGGTAGATGCCGCCAAAGAGCCAGTAGTCCGCCTCGCGCTCGGCTTCGTTGACGGAGACATTGGAGGAGAATTTCTGCACCTCGACACGCAGTTCATTGCGCCCTCCGATGTTCAGGAATGGTGTCACATCGTAGGAAAACTCATAAAACCCACCCTGATGGGTCGGACCGACCTGCTCCCCATTGAGAAAGACGGTCGCATCGGTCATCACCGCACCAAACACGAGTTGGATCTGGCGCCCATGGAAGGAGTCCGGAACCGTGAATGCATGGCGGTAAACCGCCTCGCTGTCATCGGTGGCATCCTCTCCCCAGTCCCGCCAGTAGTGATAGGAACCAAAGCCCTGCATTTCCCAGTTGGAGGGCACCGGGATGCGCG from Puniceicoccaceae bacterium encodes:
- a CDS encoding RNA polymerase sigma factor yields the protein MEDGDSDEVLLRRMASGDVAALSSLMKRHKNAVFRFAYRYLHHESDAAEVTEQTFLRVYQNAVRFTPRAAVKTWMFSITRNLAMDSLRRNRKHRVWVPLHSGDSKQEDTAALIDVIESQLPQPSESTENREMLGLFHQKVTTLPEKLRFPFVFCVLEGHSHDECAEVLRTSRKTIETRIYRARMHLKKELSSLFH
- a CDS encoding periplasmic heavy metal sensor, translating into MSNSRPFPPQLLMVIGLMVLSAVISIFTTKVLLKERNWDRHDEADGHQWLQETLELTPEQATRVNALEPTYREQRAQLQRDFQNRIEQLRQHLVQSESFTDDTRQAIHELHVVHGALQELSIRHYYDMLQVLPADKQEKLRDIASEALSTPQ
- a CDS encoding glycoside hydrolase family 2 TIM barrel-domain containing protein, with amino-acid sequence MKHLLTLTLCLIFPLPTLQAKPSSSPETEILMLSGTGSDDTVEWDFWVSGGRNAQQWSRIPVPSNWEMQGFGSYHYWRDWGEDATDDSEAVYRHAFTVPDSFHGRQIQLVFGAVMTDATVFLNGEQVGPTHQGGFYEFSYDVTPFLNIGGRNELRVEVQKFSSNVSVNEAEREADYWLFGGIYRPVWLESRPSAHIDHVAVDARHDGSIAVQVELQGVTSESVVNATIQELGGNVLGNLSAVDVAPGQTALHLSGTIPDVKSWTAETPHRYELVLELQQGNALVHRVRERIGFRTVEVKPGVGIFVNGQRIVLKGVNRHSFWPDSGRATHAALSIADVKLMKEMNLNAVRMSHYPPDSHFLDACDELGLYVIDELGGWQKAYDTEVGKQLVRETVRRDVNHPSIILWANGNEGGWNTELDAEFAKHDPQQRVVIHPWSLFNGINTSHYEDYNSGVEWFFNGQDLILPTEFLHGLYDGGHGAGLNDWWQRMLAHPLGAGGFLWAFADEGIVREDLGGAIDVAGNRAPDGIVGPYREREASFFTIKEIWSPVYVRQSELDTLTEHFDGWLDVENRYDFTDLNTVSFRWELQRLSGNSIAELQMETIAQGQVKSPSVAPWHKGRLFLDMPDHWYRSADVLSLSAHDANGHEIYTWTWSITLPSEVVTRMMPERQFAYTQVSEHAEVIVMENRGVEVQIDRESGRLVQFSRNGVNSPLTNGVQPIGFPVGNLTAESVPGGVRFASDNAILRQLQWTLDDAGYLALHYDFRLHNQEFYDAIGVSFDYDESEVTGIQWLGKGPYRVWKNRRKGVEFGLWDKAYNDTITGLSWDYPEFKGFHDDVALARLSDARIDLEILIPTPAVNLRLFTPAEAAEPAHTTVTFPPGDLSFLHAFPPIGTKFKPATRHGPEGQPSWSHRGGQHFRATIYFRLLSPDRKEGR